One Armatimonadota bacterium DNA window includes the following coding sequences:
- the lpxI gene encoding UDP-2,3-diacylglucosamine diphosphatase LpxI (LpxI, functionally equivalent to LpxH, replaces it in LPS biosynthesis in a minority of bacteria.), with protein MAPEPAVGLLAGSGRLPVILARAIKGRGHSVVCLALEGADAALASVADHVHPVDFGQVEQVLAVLGRYGADRLVLAGGVPRAALLRPGDGLFARWMAEAADRRDHPLFLHVAARLEAAGVRVVGPLEFAPDLAAPEGVLTRRRPSAEQWEDIRTGIAVARALADLDVGQTVVLRRGVILAAEAAEGTDIAVRRGAALAEGVVVVKAARSRQDPRFDLPTVGPDTAALLAQVRAAVLAVEARRTLLLDREETVRIADAAGLAVVGVPGPERPGHGGG; from the coding sequence ATGGCCCCTGAGCCGGCCGTCGGCCTGCTGGCCGGATCCGGGCGGCTGCCGGTGATTCTGGCCCGCGCCATCAAGGGGCGGGGGCACTCGGTGGTGTGCCTCGCGCTGGAGGGAGCCGACGCCGCGCTGGCGTCGGTGGCCGATCACGTCCATCCGGTGGATTTCGGACAGGTGGAGCAGGTCCTGGCGGTGCTGGGCCGGTACGGCGCCGACCGGCTGGTCCTGGCGGGCGGCGTCCCCCGCGCCGCCCTGCTGCGGCCGGGCGACGGCCTCTTTGCCCGGTGGATGGCGGAGGCCGCCGACCGCCGGGACCACCCCCTGTTCCTCCACGTGGCGGCGCGCCTGGAGGCCGCCGGCGTCCGGGTGGTCGGCCCCCTGGAGTTCGCGCCGGACCTGGCGGCCCCCGAGGGGGTGCTGACCCGCCGCCGGCCGTCGGCGGAACAGTGGGAGGACATCCGGACCGGGATCGCCGTGGCCCGGGCGCTGGCCGACCTGGACGTGGGGCAGACGGTGGTGCTCCGGCGGGGGGTCATCCTGGCCGCGGAAGCCGCCGAGGGAACGGACATCGCCGTCCGGCGGGGCGCCGCTCTGGCGGAGGGGGTCGTGGTGGTCAAGGCCGCCCGGTCCCGCCAGGATCCGCGCTTTGACCTCCCGACGGTGGGGCCCGACACCGCGGCGCTGCTGGCGCAGGTCCGCGCCGCCGTCCTGGCGGTGGAGGCGCGCCGGACGCTGCTGCTGGACCGGGAGGAGACGGTCCGCATCGCCGACGCCGCCGGCCTGGCGGTGGTCGGCGTTCCCGGACCAGAACGTCCGGGGCATGGCGGAGGGTGA
- the lpxD gene encoding UDP-3-O-(3-hydroxymyristoyl)glucosamine N-acyltransferase produces MKLQDLATAIGAVLDGDGTVEVTAVAEPDRAAPGSLVMVRDARRIPDAERGPAAALLVPLDAPPCRKPALRAPDPRLALARALAVLHPAPRPPAGVHPTARVAASARLGEGVSLGAYCVVGEGTVLADRVVVMDGCVLGRQVSVGEDSVLYPGVVVYDRTVIGRRVILHAGAVIGADGFGYASSGADHVKIPHIGRVVIEDDVEIGANTTVDRATLGETRIGAGTKVDNLVQIAHNVVIGRGVLIAGQTGISGSVTIGDGAVLAGQVGVRDHVRIGERAVVLARAVVTRDVPPGTVVSGDPARPHREHLRVQAALRRLAAGGRAGQGEDAGE; encoded by the coding sequence GTGAAGCTGCAGGACCTGGCAACGGCCATTGGCGCCGTCCTGGACGGCGACGGAACCGTGGAGGTCACGGCGGTGGCGGAGCCCGACCGGGCCGCCCCCGGCTCTCTGGTCATGGTGCGCGACGCGCGGCGGATTCCCGACGCCGAGCGCGGGCCGGCCGCCGCGCTGCTGGTGCCCCTGGACGCGCCGCCCTGCCGCAAGCCGGCCCTGCGGGCGCCCGATCCCCGACTGGCCCTGGCGCGGGCGCTGGCCGTCCTCCACCCCGCACCGCGCCCCCCGGCCGGGGTGCATCCCACCGCCCGGGTGGCGGCCTCCGCCCGCCTGGGGGAGGGCGTCTCCCTGGGGGCCTACTGCGTGGTGGGCGAGGGCACGGTCCTGGCCGACCGGGTGGTGGTGATGGACGGCTGCGTCCTGGGCCGGCAGGTGTCCGTGGGGGAGGACAGCGTGCTGTACCCCGGGGTGGTGGTCTACGACCGGACCGTCATCGGGCGCCGCGTGATCCTCCACGCCGGAGCGGTCATCGGCGCCGACGGGTTCGGCTACGCCTCCAGCGGCGCCGACCACGTGAAGATTCCCCACATCGGGCGCGTGGTGATCGAGGACGACGTGGAGATCGGCGCCAACACCACCGTGGACCGGGCCACCCTGGGCGAGACGCGCATCGGCGCCGGCACCAAGGTGGACAACCTGGTGCAGATCGCCCACAACGTCGTCATCGGCCGGGGCGTGCTGATCGCGGGCCAGACCGGCATCTCGGGCAGCGTGACCATCGGCGACGGGGCGGTCCTGGCCGGCCAGGTGGGCGTGCGGGACCACGTGCGGATCGGGGAGCGGGCGGTGGTCCTGGCCCGCGCCGTGGTGACCCGCGACGTCCCCCCGGGGACGGTGGTCTCCGGGGACCCGGCCCGCCCCCACCGGGAGCACCTGCGGGTGCAGGCCGCCCTGCGCCGCCTGGCCGCAGGCGGCCGGGCCGGCCAGGGCGAAGATGCCGGTGAGTGA
- the lpxB gene encoding lipid-A-disaccharide synthase, with translation MTHRDPDAVPDGAAGSGPRIFFVAGEVSGDIAAAAVAAELRHLEPSADLVGVGGPRMARAGVRILADSTGWSAIGHLDPLLHLPTHLRRLVWVERTIRRHAPALLVLVDFAAFNLRLAERLARAVPTVYYVPPLVSVRRGQRARKVARLPVRLLVTLPPEADAYRAAGADAVFVGHPAVDLVVPGRETARRAAGIPAHVPVVGLLPGSRPQEVRAHLPVLLEAARRVGRAAGDVWWVLPVPAAELRSVVLPAVRAAPVAVRVVDDGPTAMAMADALVVATGTATLEAAVLGVPMVAVYRLPWISWQIARRIVSARYAALPNILAGRPVVPELLQDRMTPDAVAGAVVALLRDPQRRERMQRELREVAAGLGPPGVSRRAAQEVVAALRRS, from the coding sequence GTGACGCACCGCGACCCTGATGCCGTCCCCGACGGCGCCGCGGGTTCGGGCCCCCGGATCTTCTTCGTGGCCGGCGAAGTCTCCGGCGACATCGCCGCCGCCGCCGTCGCCGCCGAACTCAGGCACCTGGAGCCCTCCGCGGACCTCGTGGGGGTGGGGGGTCCCCGCATGGCGCGGGCGGGGGTGCGGATCCTGGCCGACAGCACCGGCTGGAGCGCCATCGGCCACCTGGACCCCCTGCTGCACCTGCCGACGCACCTGCGGCGGCTGGTGTGGGTGGAGCGGACGATCCGCCGGCACGCCCCCGCGCTGCTGGTCCTGGTGGACTTCGCCGCCTTCAACCTGCGCCTGGCGGAACGGCTGGCCCGGGCCGTGCCCACGGTCTACTACGTGCCCCCTCTGGTCTCCGTCCGGCGGGGGCAGAGGGCGCGGAAGGTCGCCCGGCTGCCCGTGCGCCTGCTGGTGACGCTTCCCCCCGAGGCGGATGCCTACCGCGCCGCGGGTGCCGACGCCGTCTTCGTGGGGCATCCGGCGGTGGACCTCGTGGTTCCGGGCCGCGAGACCGCGCGGCGGGCGGCCGGGATCCCCGCGCACGTGCCGGTGGTGGGGCTGCTGCCCGGAAGCCGGCCGCAGGAAGTCCGGGCGCACCTGCCGGTCCTGCTGGAGGCGGCCCGACGCGTGGGCCGGGCGGCCGGGGATGTCTGGTGGGTGCTGCCCGTGCCGGCCGCCGAGCTACGCTCTGTGGTCCTGCCGGCGGTGCGCGCGGCGCCGGTGGCCGTTCGGGTGGTGGACGACGGCCCCACGGCGATGGCCATGGCGGACGCGCTGGTGGTGGCGACGGGCACGGCCACCCTGGAGGCGGCCGTCCTGGGGGTGCCCATGGTGGCCGTGTACCGGCTGCCGTGGATCAGCTGGCAGATCGCGCGCCGGATCGTCAGCGCGCGCTATGCGGCGCTCCCCAACATCCTGGCCGGCAGGCCGGTCGTGCCCGAGCTGCTGCAGGACCGCATGACGCCGGATGCGGTGGCCGGTGCCGTGGTCGCGCTGCTGCGGGATCCTCAGCGCCGGGAGCGGATGCAGCGCGAGCTGCGGGAGGTGGCCGCAGGCCTGGGCCCGCCGGGGGTGTCGCGGCGGGCGGCGCAGGAAGTGGTGGCCGCCCTGCGGCGGTCGTAA
- the lpxA gene encoding acyl-ACP--UDP-N-acetylglucosamine O-acyltransferase, with the protein MSGEANRPPPGIHPTAVVHPGARLGRDVAVGPYAVVEDGAVVGDRTVVGAHCVIRRGVTLGEDNRLSVGVVLGEDPQHRRYAGEVSFVRIGNRNILREYVTVNRAYGEGQATEIGDDNYLMSYVHIGHNCVIRNHVILTSGTKLAGHALVDDQANLGGQVGVHQFVRIGRLVMIGGGSVVRQDVPPFILAFGLPARAYGPNTVGLSRAGVPPVHRTMIKRAFMLLYRSGLALPTALGRVEAELGDDPYVREMVEFIRASSDRGIVRGARDGDGP; encoded by the coding sequence ATGAGTGGCGAGGCCAACCGGCCGCCGCCCGGCATCCACCCCACCGCGGTGGTGCATCCCGGCGCCCGCCTGGGGCGGGATGTGGCGGTGGGCCCCTACGCGGTGGTGGAAGACGGCGCCGTGGTCGGCGACCGGACCGTGGTGGGGGCGCACTGCGTCATCCGCCGCGGGGTGACTCTGGGCGAGGACAACCGGCTGAGCGTGGGGGTGGTCCTGGGCGAAGATCCCCAGCACCGCCGCTACGCCGGCGAGGTCAGCTTCGTGCGGATCGGCAACCGCAACATCCTGCGGGAGTACGTGACCGTCAACCGGGCCTACGGCGAAGGGCAGGCCACCGAGATCGGCGACGACAACTACCTGATGTCCTACGTCCACATCGGCCACAACTGCGTCATCCGCAACCACGTGATCCTCACCAGCGGCACCAAGCTGGCCGGCCACGCCCTGGTGGACGACCAGGCCAACCTGGGGGGCCAGGTGGGCGTGCACCAGTTCGTGCGCATCGGGCGGCTGGTGATGATCGGGGGAGGGTCGGTGGTCCGCCAGGACGTGCCGCCCTTCATCCTGGCGTTCGGGCTGCCGGCCCGCGCCTACGGCCCCAACACCGTGGGACTCTCCCGGGCCGGCGTTCCCCCCGTGCACCGCACCATGATCAAGCGGGCGTTCATGCTCCTGTACCGCTCGGGGCTGGCCCTGCCCACGGCCCTGGGGCGGGTGGAGGCGGAACTGGGCGACGATCCCTACGTGCGGGAGATGGTGGAGTTCATCCGCGCCAGTTCCGACCGCGGGATCGTGCGGGGGGCGCGCGACGGCGATGGCCCCTGA
- the fabZ gene encoding 3-hydroxyacyl-ACP dehydratase FabZ: MVLDQAQIMAIIPHRPPFLFVDRITEIGEDRIVGEKDLTGDEWFFAGHFPGAPVMPGVLIIEAIAQTGACLALRAPQFWGRIPYFAALDKVRFRRPVTPGTRLVMECTLRWMRGRVGRVDGRALVDGEVVAEGEFTFAVADRAGETP, translated from the coding sequence ATGGTCCTGGACCAGGCGCAGATCATGGCCATCATTCCCCACCGGCCGCCGTTCCTGTTCGTGGACCGCATCACCGAGATCGGCGAGGACCGCATCGTCGGGGAGAAAGACCTGACCGGAGACGAGTGGTTCTTTGCCGGCCACTTTCCCGGCGCGCCGGTGATGCCCGGGGTCCTGATCATCGAGGCCATCGCCCAGACCGGCGCCTGCCTGGCCCTGCGGGCGCCCCAGTTCTGGGGCCGGATCCCCTACTTCGCGGCCCTGGACAAGGTGCGCTTCCGCCGCCCGGTGACGCCCGGCACGCGGCTGGTCATGGAGTGCACCCTGCGCTGGATGCGGGGGCGGGTGGGACGGGTGGACGGCCGCGCGCTGGTGGACGGCGAGGTGGTGGCCGAAGGGGAGTTCACCTTTGCCGTGGCCGATCGGGCGGGCGAGACGCCATGA
- the lpxC gene encoding UDP-3-O-acyl-N-acetylglucosamine deacetylase, with protein MPVSDPNAPACHRPGVSSMWHPTQRTVARPVDLSGVGIHTGQAVRLRLHPAPPGTGVVFRRVDASAEAIPVRPHAVSDAHRGVTLGRGVTVRTVEHLLAAAAGVGVANLLVELDGPELPILDGSAAPFVSALREAGVVDQGAPWPSVAVSDPVWVGGEGAWVLVLPAPRFRATYAVVLREPLGVQVVDFDPQAADFAAEIAPARTWGYADDLPELHAAGLGRGVAADNVLALGPAGYLTPPRWADEPARHKVVDLIGDLALLGRPLRAHVIACGAGHALHVEAARRLWEQMTPQSARSTPSP; from the coding sequence ATGCCGGTGAGTGATCCCAACGCGCCGGCGTGTCACCGGCCCGGCGTCTCCTCCATGTGGCACCCGACCCAGCGGACCGTTGCGCGTCCTGTGGATCTGTCCGGTGTCGGCATCCACACCGGGCAGGCCGTCCGCCTGCGGCTGCATCCGGCGCCGCCGGGGACGGGAGTGGTCTTCCGGCGCGTGGACGCGTCCGCCGAAGCCATCCCGGTGCGCCCGCACGCGGTCAGCGACGCCCATCGGGGCGTGACCCTGGGCCGGGGCGTGACGGTGCGCACCGTGGAGCACCTGCTGGCGGCGGCCGCCGGGGTGGGGGTCGCCAACCTCCTGGTCGAATTGGACGGCCCGGAGCTGCCGATCCTGGACGGCAGCGCGGCCCCGTTCGTCAGCGCGCTCCGGGAGGCGGGCGTGGTAGACCAGGGAGCGCCGTGGCCGTCGGTGGCGGTCTCCGATCCCGTGTGGGTCGGCGGGGAGGGTGCCTGGGTGCTGGTCCTGCCGGCGCCGCGCTTCCGCGCCACCTACGCGGTCGTGTTGCGGGAGCCTCTGGGAGTTCAGGTGGTGGACTTCGACCCCCAGGCTGCGGACTTCGCCGCCGAGATCGCCCCGGCGCGGACCTGGGGGTATGCGGACGACCTGCCCGAGCTGCACGCCGCCGGCCTGGGGCGGGGGGTGGCGGCCGACAACGTGCTGGCGCTGGGCCCTGCGGGGTATCTGACGCCCCCGCGGTGGGCCGACGAGCCGGCCCGCCACAAGGTCGTGGACCTGATCGGGGACCTGGCCCTGCTGGGCCGCCCGCTGCGCGCCCACGTGATCGCCTGCGGGGCCGGCCACGCCCTGCACGTGGAGGCGGCGCGGCGGCTGTGGGAGCAGATGACGCCTCAATCTGCCCGATCTACCCCATCCCCATGA